In a single window of the Osmerus eperlanus chromosome 2, fOsmEpe2.1, whole genome shotgun sequence genome:
- the LOC134015369 gene encoding oxysterol-binding protein-related protein 7-like isoform X2 produces the protein MDHHEFTPPLNSSQSVMSGMDRTPAVVFKPGHSRSGSSGSSRHSRQTSRNWEVMEDLQVDVAQGPSTGLDLSIPGICEGFLMKKRKYPMKGWHKRYFHLEKGILKYSKTQHDILKGKLHGSLDVSLAVMSINKKSKRIDLDAGDSLYHMKAKSHDVFYIWLTKLCAHRSFKKNEAMSVHHGVLHALSLGNGTLPAMGSLAQRNRAVPSMWACLCSCLVTVQAQYASSMSVYQAEVETPAPAAPGVNSKVSAWLQQTHDTDACSQELARCQLDLTELAQLSQRLQWLEGDLPITDTDLERRISMQNILLEKPEKPKKPKAGKMFGHSRTLSRGENLGMLSTNNLSVSTGNHLGRSMQSIPDYVFTQLSKPPVTSPEAKKLQQDICAVSQRIHASLKSVHEALTLERERVRQAWTGPDLRQSTSQQLATLCSTMSELEVQSRLTKVHTLSLSSDSTEESYCTVRQDQTTPSMNRHPHRTPSVAESMAEYFDANEVIVCETSSENEASDESGLSDVTTTSTSEPEEAHATATSQYRASLSKATDMPSAVPTNTGRRTTLAAHCTDNSHIGIMTILYNNIGKDLSRVSMPVALNEPLCLLQRVSEELEYSELLDIANRTDDPFERMVYMGVFSISGYAWASWRNRYKPFNPVLGETYESHREERGFRYVSEQVSHHPPIAACHAQSENFTFWQDQRWKNKFWGKSMEIISSGPVNVTLPKYGDHYEWNKVVSCVHNVLSQQRYLEHYGEVTIKNNKSDDCTCKITFVKSRYWGSDNNKNEVQGTVLNRAGEVVHRFGGLWHEGMFCDTLPTPKCIWKPNTQPDDHVHYYGFSSYARELNELTPELRAVLPPTDTRFRPDQRLLEEGRVPEADKKKDEVEEKQRERRKEMAKTGEEHQPRFFTKTLDEQGREVWVNNGTYWKLREQPGFANTKNLDLW, from the exons ATGGACCATCACGAGTTCACGCCCCCTCTCAATAGCAGCCAATCCGTGATGAGTGGGATGGACAGAACCCCTGCTGTGGTGTTCAAACCTGGCCACTCACGGAGCGGCAGTTCTGGCTCCTCCCGACACTCTCGCCAG ACGTCTCGTAActgggaggtgatggaggaccTCCAAGTGGACGTGGCCCAGGGGCCAAGCACGGGGCTGGACCTCAGCATCCCTGGCATCTGTGAGGGCTTCCTCATGAAGAAGAGGAAGTACCCGATGAAGGGCTGGCACAAG aggTACTTCCATTTGGAGAAGGGGATCCTCAAGTATTCCAAAACACAGCACGAT atccTGAAAGGGAAGCTTCATGGCTCCCTGGACGTCAGTCTGGCCGTCATGTCCATCAACAAGAAGTCCAAGCGGATTGATCTGGACGCCGGAGACAGCTTGTACCACATGAAG GCCAAGAGCCACGACGTGTTCTACATCTGGCTGACCAAGCTCTGCGCCCACCGCAGCTTCAAGAAGAACGAGGCCATGAGCGTCCACCATGGCGTGctgcacgctctctctctaggCAACGGCACCCTGCCGGCCATGGGCAGCCTGGCCCAGAGGAACAGGGCCGTGCCCAGCATG TGGGCGTGTCTGTGTTCTTGTCTTGTCACGGTGCAGGCTCAGTACGCCAGCTCCATGTCGGTGTACCAGGCTGAGGTGGAGACGCCGGCCCCGGCTGCCCCTGGGGTGAACAGCAAGGTGTCTGCCTGGCTGCAGCAGACACACGATACGGACGCCTGCTCCCAGG AGCTGGCTCGCTGTCAGCTGGACCTGACAGAGCTGGCCCAGCTCAGCCAGAGACTGCAGTGGCTGGAGGGAGACCTGCCCATCACCGACACAGACCTGGAGCGGCGGATTAGCATGCAG AATATCTTACTGGAGAAGCCCGAGAAGCCGAAGAAGCCCAAGGCAGGCAAGATGTTTGGTCACTCGCGCACCCTGTCGAGAGGGGAGAATCTCGGCATG ctATCCACAAACAATCTGAGTGTCTCCACTGGCAACCACCTGGGGAGGTCCATGCAGTCTATCCCTGACTACGTGTTCACCCAGCTCTCCAAACCTCCTGTTACCTCCCCAGAGGCCAAGAAACTGCAGCAGGACATTTGCGCCGTGTCCCAGAGAA tcCACGCCTCGCTGAAGTCTGTTCACGAGGCTCTGACTCTGGAGCGAGAGAGGGTCCGTCAGGCGTGGACTGGACCAGACCTGCGCCAGTCCACCTCCCAGCAGCTGGCCACACTCTGCAGCACTATGtctgag cttGAGGTGCAGTCTCGTCTGACCAAAGTGCACACCCTCTCCTTGTCCTCTGATTCCACTGAGGAGTCCTACTGTACCGTTCGtcaggaccag ACGACGCCCTCCATGAACCGCCACCCGCACCGCACCCCCTCCGTGGCCGAGTCCATGGCGGAGTACTTCGACGCCAACGAGGTCATCGTGTGCGAGACGTCGTCGGAGAACGAGGCGTCCGACGAGTCGGGCCTGAGTGACGTCACAACGACCAGCACCTCGGAGCCGGAGGAGGCGCATG CTACCGCCACCAGCCAGTACCGCGCCAGCCTATCCAAAGCAACAGACATGCCCAGCGCCGTGCCCACCAACACAGGCCGTCGGACCACCCTGGCTGCCCACTGCACGGACAACAGCCACATCGGCATCATGACCATCCTGTACAACAACATCGGCAAGGACCTGTCGCGCGTGTCCATGCCGGTCGCCCTGAACGAGCCCCTCTGCCTGTTGCAGAGGGTGAGCGAGGAGCTGGAGTACTCGGAGTTGCTGGACATCGCCAACCGCACGGACGACCCCTTCGAGAGGATG GTGTACATGGGAGTGTTCTCCATCTCCGGCTATGCCTGGGCGTCCTGGCGTAACCGCTACAAACCCTTCAACCCTGTCCTGGGGGAGACCTACGAGAGCCACCGTGAGGAGCGCGGCTTCCGCTATGTCAGCGAGCAG GTGAGCCATCACCCTCCCATCGCTGCCTGTCACGCCCAGTCTGAGAACTTCACCTTCTGGCAAG ACCAGAGATGGAAGAACAAGTTCTGGGGGAAGTCCATGGAGATCATCTCCTCTGGACCTGTCAACGTTACCCTGCCCAA GTACGGGGACCACTACGAGTGGAACAAGGTGGTGAGCTGCGTCCACAATGTGCTGAGTCAGCAGAGGTATCTGGAGCACTATGGAGAGGTGACCATCAAGAATAACAAGAGCGACGACTGCACCTGCAAGATTACCTTTGTCAag TCCCGCTACTGGGGTTCTGACAACAACAAGAACGAGGTCCAGGGGACGGTGCTGAACCGGGCTGGCGAGGTGGTCCATCGCTTCGGAGGCCTGTGGCACGAGGGCATGTTCTGTGACACGCTGCCCACCCCCAAGTGTATCTGGAAGCCCA ACACGCAGCCGGACGACCATGTGCACTACTACGGCTTCTCCAGCTACGCCCGGGAGCTGAACGAGCTGACCCCGGAGCTGAGGGCGGTGCTGCCCCCGACGGACACCCGCTTCAGGCCCGACCAGAG gctgctggaggagggcagggtaccGGAGGCGGACAAGAAGAAGgacgaggtggaggagaagcagagggagaggaggaaggagatggcCAAGACGGGAGAGGAGCACCAGCCTCGATTCTTCAC TAAAACCCTGGACGAACAGggcagggaggtgtgggtgAACAATGGGACTTATTGGAAGCTGAGGGAGCAGCCTGGCTTCGCCAACACAAAGAACCTGGACCTGTGGTAG
- the LOC134015369 gene encoding oxysterol-binding protein-related protein 7-like isoform X4: protein MDHHEFTPPLNSSQSVMSGMDRTPAVVFKPGHSRSGSSGSSRHSRQTSRNWEVMEDLQVDVAQGPSTGLDLSIPGICEGFLMKKRKYPMKGWHKRYFHLEKGILKYSKTQHDILKGKLHGSLDVSLAVMSINKKSKRIDLDAGDSLYHMKAKSHDVFYIWLTKLCAHRSFKKNEAMSVHHGVLHALSLGNGTLPAMGSLAQRNRAVPSMWACLCSCLVTVQAQYASSMSVYQAEVETPAPAAPGVNSKVSAWLQQTHDTDACSQELARCQLDLTELAQLSQRLQWLEGDLPITDTDLERRISMQNILLEKPEKPKKPKAGKMFGHSRTLSRGENLGMLSTNNLSVSTGNHLGRSMQSIPDYVFTQLSKPPVTSPEAKKLQQDICAVSQRIHASLKSVHEALTLERERVRQAWTGPDLRQSTSQQLATLCSTMSETTPSMNRHPHRTPSVAESMAEYFDANEVIVCETSSENEASDESGLSDVTTTSTSEPEEAHGETSSGCSAATATSQYRASLSKATDMPSAVPTNTGRRTTLAAHCTDNSHIGIMTILYNNIGKDLSRVSMPVALNEPLCLLQRVSEELEYSELLDIANRTDDPFERMVYMGVFSISGYAWASWRNRYKPFNPVLGETYESHREERGFRYVSEQVSHHPPIAACHAQSENFTFWQDQRWKNKFWGKSMEIISSGPVNVTLPKYGDHYEWNKVVSCVHNVLSQQRYLEHYGEVTIKNNKSDDCTCKITFVKSRYWGSDNNKNEVQGTVLNRAGEVVHRFGGLWHEGMFCDTLPTPKCIWKPNTQPDDHVHYYGFSSYARELNELTPELRAVLPPTDTRFRPDQRLLEEGRVPEADKKKDEVEEKQRERRKEMAKTGEEHQPRFFTKTLDEQGREVWVNNGTYWKLREQPGFANTKNLDLW, encoded by the exons ATGGACCATCACGAGTTCACGCCCCCTCTCAATAGCAGCCAATCCGTGATGAGTGGGATGGACAGAACCCCTGCTGTGGTGTTCAAACCTGGCCACTCACGGAGCGGCAGTTCTGGCTCCTCCCGACACTCTCGCCAG ACGTCTCGTAActgggaggtgatggaggaccTCCAAGTGGACGTGGCCCAGGGGCCAAGCACGGGGCTGGACCTCAGCATCCCTGGCATCTGTGAGGGCTTCCTCATGAAGAAGAGGAAGTACCCGATGAAGGGCTGGCACAAG aggTACTTCCATTTGGAGAAGGGGATCCTCAAGTATTCCAAAACACAGCACGAT atccTGAAAGGGAAGCTTCATGGCTCCCTGGACGTCAGTCTGGCCGTCATGTCCATCAACAAGAAGTCCAAGCGGATTGATCTGGACGCCGGAGACAGCTTGTACCACATGAAG GCCAAGAGCCACGACGTGTTCTACATCTGGCTGACCAAGCTCTGCGCCCACCGCAGCTTCAAGAAGAACGAGGCCATGAGCGTCCACCATGGCGTGctgcacgctctctctctaggCAACGGCACCCTGCCGGCCATGGGCAGCCTGGCCCAGAGGAACAGGGCCGTGCCCAGCATG TGGGCGTGTCTGTGTTCTTGTCTTGTCACGGTGCAGGCTCAGTACGCCAGCTCCATGTCGGTGTACCAGGCTGAGGTGGAGACGCCGGCCCCGGCTGCCCCTGGGGTGAACAGCAAGGTGTCTGCCTGGCTGCAGCAGACACACGATACGGACGCCTGCTCCCAGG AGCTGGCTCGCTGTCAGCTGGACCTGACAGAGCTGGCCCAGCTCAGCCAGAGACTGCAGTGGCTGGAGGGAGACCTGCCCATCACCGACACAGACCTGGAGCGGCGGATTAGCATGCAG AATATCTTACTGGAGAAGCCCGAGAAGCCGAAGAAGCCCAAGGCAGGCAAGATGTTTGGTCACTCGCGCACCCTGTCGAGAGGGGAGAATCTCGGCATG ctATCCACAAACAATCTGAGTGTCTCCACTGGCAACCACCTGGGGAGGTCCATGCAGTCTATCCCTGACTACGTGTTCACCCAGCTCTCCAAACCTCCTGTTACCTCCCCAGAGGCCAAGAAACTGCAGCAGGACATTTGCGCCGTGTCCCAGAGAA tcCACGCCTCGCTGAAGTCTGTTCACGAGGCTCTGACTCTGGAGCGAGAGAGGGTCCGTCAGGCGTGGACTGGACCAGACCTGCGCCAGTCCACCTCCCAGCAGCTGGCCACACTCTGCAGCACTATGtctgag ACGACGCCCTCCATGAACCGCCACCCGCACCGCACCCCCTCCGTGGCCGAGTCCATGGCGGAGTACTTCGACGCCAACGAGGTCATCGTGTGCGAGACGTCGTCGGAGAACGAGGCGTCCGACGAGTCGGGCCTGAGTGACGTCACAACGACCAGCACCTCGGAGCCGGAGGAGGCGCATGGTGAGACATCTTCCGGCTGCAGTGCAG CTACCGCCACCAGCCAGTACCGCGCCAGCCTATCCAAAGCAACAGACATGCCCAGCGCCGTGCCCACCAACACAGGCCGTCGGACCACCCTGGCTGCCCACTGCACGGACAACAGCCACATCGGCATCATGACCATCCTGTACAACAACATCGGCAAGGACCTGTCGCGCGTGTCCATGCCGGTCGCCCTGAACGAGCCCCTCTGCCTGTTGCAGAGGGTGAGCGAGGAGCTGGAGTACTCGGAGTTGCTGGACATCGCCAACCGCACGGACGACCCCTTCGAGAGGATG GTGTACATGGGAGTGTTCTCCATCTCCGGCTATGCCTGGGCGTCCTGGCGTAACCGCTACAAACCCTTCAACCCTGTCCTGGGGGAGACCTACGAGAGCCACCGTGAGGAGCGCGGCTTCCGCTATGTCAGCGAGCAG GTGAGCCATCACCCTCCCATCGCTGCCTGTCACGCCCAGTCTGAGAACTTCACCTTCTGGCAAG ACCAGAGATGGAAGAACAAGTTCTGGGGGAAGTCCATGGAGATCATCTCCTCTGGACCTGTCAACGTTACCCTGCCCAA GTACGGGGACCACTACGAGTGGAACAAGGTGGTGAGCTGCGTCCACAATGTGCTGAGTCAGCAGAGGTATCTGGAGCACTATGGAGAGGTGACCATCAAGAATAACAAGAGCGACGACTGCACCTGCAAGATTACCTTTGTCAag TCCCGCTACTGGGGTTCTGACAACAACAAGAACGAGGTCCAGGGGACGGTGCTGAACCGGGCTGGCGAGGTGGTCCATCGCTTCGGAGGCCTGTGGCACGAGGGCATGTTCTGTGACACGCTGCCCACCCCCAAGTGTATCTGGAAGCCCA ACACGCAGCCGGACGACCATGTGCACTACTACGGCTTCTCCAGCTACGCCCGGGAGCTGAACGAGCTGACCCCGGAGCTGAGGGCGGTGCTGCCCCCGACGGACACCCGCTTCAGGCCCGACCAGAG gctgctggaggagggcagggtaccGGAGGCGGACAAGAAGAAGgacgaggtggaggagaagcagagggagaggaggaaggagatggcCAAGACGGGAGAGGAGCACCAGCCTCGATTCTTCAC TAAAACCCTGGACGAACAGggcagggaggtgtgggtgAACAATGGGACTTATTGGAAGCTGAGGGAGCAGCCTGGCTTCGCCAACACAAAGAACCTGGACCTGTGGTAG